A genomic region of Staphylococcus roterodami contains the following coding sequences:
- the narI gene encoding respiratory nitrate reductase subunit gamma: MLNQFLWVIFPYLCLVIFIAGHIGRYRYDKFSWTAKSTELIERKQLMWGSLLFHLGVIPVFFGHIVGLLIPKSWMDAFGISEHLYHIGAVYIGSIFGIITLIGMFLLTARRITTKSIRKLSSASDIFVNVLLLIIVFMGCYATLVTNGQHPDFNYRTSLSIWFRQLFMLKPDAELMSGVPIAFKIHIILGFTIMACWPFTRLVHVWSVPLTYINRRYIIYRKNKA, encoded by the coding sequence ATGCTTAATCAATTTTTGTGGGTTATATTCCCTTATTTATGCCTAGTCATTTTCATAGCAGGGCATATTGGACGTTATCGTTATGATAAGTTTTCGTGGACGGCAAAATCGACAGAATTAATTGAAAGAAAGCAATTGATGTGGGGAAGCTTATTATTTCATTTAGGGGTTATACCGGTATTTTTCGGGCATATTGTTGGGTTATTGATTCCTAAATCTTGGATGGATGCCTTCGGTATTTCAGAACATTTATATCATATTGGCGCTGTGTATATTGGTAGTATATTTGGTATAATAACGCTGATTGGTATGTTTTTATTAACGGCTAGACGTATTACTACAAAGAGTATACGTAAATTAAGTTCTGCGTCGGATATTTTTGTAAATGTCTTATTATTAATTATCGTATTTATGGGATGTTATGCGACACTTGTAACAAATGGGCAACATCCTGACTTTAATTACCGTACATCATTATCAATTTGGTTTAGACAATTATTTATGTTGAAACCAGATGCAGAGTTAATGAGTGGTGTGCCAATCGCATTTAAAATTCATATAATATTAGGATTTACAATTATGGCATGTTGGCCATTCACACGTTTAGTACATGTGTGGAGTGTACCTTTGACATATATAAATCGTAGATATATTATTTACCGTAAAAATAAAGCGTGA
- the narJ gene encoding nitrate reductase molybdenum cofactor assembly chaperone, translating to MINFDNFKKYQESFGYMAQQLCFPDKLTFHPMTFEETISEHHPGFDDLIAFRNVMMTFSLSEIKAIYTDTFDFTKKAPLYMTYNKFDTQKERGQMLAKLKVLYEMFGLEMVDNELSDYLPLMLQFLQVAEWRNDPRAEENIQLVIMIIEDGTYVMANALGKENNPYAYVIQALRKTLKLCLTASKGVGHHA from the coding sequence GTGATTAATTTCGATAATTTTAAAAAATATCAAGAAAGTTTTGGATATATGGCACAACAGTTATGTTTTCCAGATAAGTTAACGTTTCATCCGATGACTTTTGAAGAAACTATTTCGGAACATCACCCAGGGTTTGACGATTTAATTGCATTCAGAAATGTAATGATGACATTTTCATTATCAGAAATTAAAGCGATTTATACAGATACATTTGATTTTACAAAAAAAGCACCATTATATATGACGTATAACAAGTTTGATACACAAAAAGAACGTGGACAAATGTTAGCAAAACTAAAGGTGTTGTACGAGATGTTTGGACTGGAAATGGTAGATAATGAACTCTCTGATTATCTACCGTTGATGCTGCAATTTTTACAAGTAGCAGAATGGCGAAATGATCCAAGAGCTGAAGAGAATATCCAATTAGTTATTATGATTATTGAAGACGGAACTTATGTGATGGCGAATGCACTTGGTAAAGAGAATAATCCATACGCTTATGTGATTCAGGCATTAAGAAAGACATTGAAATTATGTTTGACAGCATCTAAAGGAGTGGGACATCATGCTTAA